Genomic DNA from Deltaproteobacteria bacterium:
TCAGAGAGATTTTTATTACGATCCTGACATACCATACACTAGGACGCAGTACTTTTTGACTCAATTCAGTGTGTTGTTGACTTATTTACGACTTTTCTTCTGGCCGGCCAACCAGAATCTTGACTATGATTATCCTGTAGCTACTTCCTTTATTGATTTCAGGACCGTCTCTGCCTTTGCAGTCTTGTTGCTGTTCTTGACGCTGGCGATCATCTGTCGTCGAAAATACCGATGCCTCTCTTTTGGCATCATCGGGTTTTTTGTCACCCTGGCGCCTACCTCCAGTGTGATCCCCATCAAAGATCTCATTTATGAACACAGAATGTATCTAGCGGTAGGCTTTCTGGCAATGGCAGCCGTAGAAGTGGTTTGGCGCCTCGTTTGCCGTGAAAAAGCCCCAGTTTCCGCGTTATCAAGAGTTGGCGCTCTCACAGGGATAGCTCTCACACTATTATTGCTGTCGGCTGTCACATACAGCCGGAACAATGTCTGGTTCACTGATCTCACTTTATGGCGGGATGTGGTGGCCAAGTCGCCGGGGAAGACTAGACCGCATTTGAACTATGGCATGGCTCTTTACAAGTACTCATTTGGCGATCTGAAAAACGCCAAAAAGGAGTTTGAAATTGCTAGAGAATTATGTCCGACATGCCCGATGCCTTATCATAATCTTGCCTTTATTCTCTGGAAGGAGGGGGACTACCAGGGGGCAGTCAGACTGTACCAACAAGCTCTTCAGCGAGACCCTGCCTATGAAGATTCCCTCTATCAGTTGGGCAGGCTCTATAAGAATCTGGGGCAATGGGAAGATGCCCGCAAACAACTGGAGCGATTAATTGGACTTTCTCCAGGTTTTAGGTTCATTCAAGCATATCTTGATCTCATAGAAGTCTATCAGGCAACTGATCTCCCTCAAGAAGCTGCCGAGCTCGCCAGTGTTATCAGCCGTATGCCCGATGGGCTACCCCACATTGACTACCACCGAGGACTGGCTTATTTCAAGCTATATGATTATCAGAAAGCCGAGCAATATCTTGCTGAGGCGGCTACGAAGGACACGGCTTCATCCATAAGAGTTTCCGCCAATCTCCTGCTTGCGCAGATCTACTATGAAGAGAATAATTACCAGAAATCTGAAGAAGCATTCTTGCGGGTACTCGACGACAATGCCTGGTCAGTAACTGCCCATTATAATCTAGCCCTTCTCCTGGAACGTAAGGGACGACTGGCTGAAGCTCGCGAACACCTTGAAAAAATCCTGGTTGTCGACCCGTTCTGCATTGATGCGGCTGTGCAGTTAGTTGGAATTTATGATCGTTTGGGTGATGCAGTCAGGCGAACTGATATGCTGATAAAATTGCTTGGTCTACGACCTACTTCCAGAGAATACTTTTATTTAAAGGCCCATGAGAACGCCGATTTCAGAAATACGTTACGTACTTATTCCCAGAAGTTCCTCCTGCTGTATTCTTCCCCACGATCTTTGCGGGCAGGGGCAATTATTGCCACACTAGAAGGAGATTATCCGTCAGCTATTAAAAGTTACCAGAGATATCTTCTAGGTGAGAGGAATTCAGTAAGCAGGGAAAGAGTCGGCAAAGAAATTCAGCGTCTCCAGGAACTGCTTCAAGGCAAGAGTAACCTCAGAAGAGGTGTGTAAAGGACGTTAGCCGGTGGTTGCCGGGTTATACCTTTCCAAGACGATATCTTTATATTTCTGCAAGCGAATAAAAAACGAGATTGTTTGAGCTAATTAACCTTATCTACTTACCATAGAGCAGGTATTTCAGCGCTTTTATGTAGAAAAGCTTCGTCTTGTATCCAGGAATCTGCCCCGCAACTTGGCATAGAAGATGCTAGATGGAATACCACGGTAGTGCTTGGTCAAGGAGTAATTTAGAATATTCTGTGCCTCTTACGGTCGTAAAACATACCAGGAGATATGATTTGATAAGCATATGTCTCGCTGGTTAACTGTGGAGGAAAAAGAGTGAATATTCCATTCTATTTCTATTCTTCAGTATTTCTATATGTTATTAGCGTAATCTTATATAAGAAGAAGAGTTCATTCCTGAGCAATGGCTTCTTTTATATTCTTCTTCTCATTTGTTTTATACTATATTTATTTTATGGCGTTGCTAATTATTTCACCGGACGTGGTATAGATGACTCTGTTATATTCCATCTCAAATATGGTTTACAGGGTGCAGGATTTTCGGCATATACAACACTTATTATAAAAGTAATCATAATAATTATTTTGACAAGTATATTGCTTGCCGTAGTACTCGGACAGAAGAAACATGCTATTTCCCGCTTAATACCTAGCAACAGATTACCGTTTATATTTATTATAACAGCATTAGTTCTAAATCCGGCAACTATAAACATGTTTGATCTAACAGTAAATGAAGCAAAGGCAAACAGAATCATAAGACATAGCACTCTTTTCGGGGAAGATAGTATAAATAAGTCTGAATTCGCCAAATATTATCGCAAGCCATATTTGAAAAAGGTATCTAAAAAGAATAAAAATTTGGTTCTTATCTATGGAGAAGGCCTAGAGCGCACTTATTTTGATGAAACAGTATTTCCAGAACTAATTCAAGGATTGCGACAGCTCGAAGCGAAAAGTACGTACTTTACCAATATAAAAGAGGTAGCAGGAACTGGTTGGACAATTGGCGGCATGGTCGCCAGTCAATGCGGCTTGCCACTGTTTACACC
This window encodes:
- a CDS encoding tetratricopeptide repeat protein, translated to MDRKKKQLDPDFISLLLLLFLGLLAYSNSFLASFHYDDITRIVQNDAILDIGNLRQIYSYCPERFLVYLTLALNYRLSGFDTTSYHIVNFFIHYFATIFLYFFCLEIWKTPALKANDQKFPLHVMAFLVAGIFCLHPLQTESVTYIIQRAESMAGMFYWGAMLFYMKARLSASSRTAIGYYLATLLCGLGAAFSKETAITLPIMIVALEVLFFETSIRDVAKNKIIFALFIPIGIAIAYKLAAVVQRDFYYDPDIPYTRTQYFLTQFSVLLTYLRLFFWPANQNLDYDYPVATSFIDFRTVSAFAVLLLFLTLAIICRRKYRCLSFGIIGFFVTLAPTSSVIPIKDLIYEHRMYLAVGFLAMAAVEVVWRLVCREKAPVSALSRVGALTGIALTLLLLSAVTYSRNNVWFTDLTLWRDVVAKSPGKTRPHLNYGMALYKYSFGDLKNAKKEFEIARELCPTCPMPYHNLAFILWKEGDYQGAVRLYQQALQRDPAYEDSLYQLGRLYKNLGQWEDARKQLERLIGLSPGFRFIQAYLDLIEVYQATDLPQEAAELASVISRMPDGLPHIDYHRGLAYFKLYDYQKAEQYLAEAATKDTASSIRVSANLLLAQIYYEENNYQKSEEAFLRVLDDNAWSVTAHYNLALLLERKGRLAEAREHLEKILVVDPFCIDAAVQLVGIYDRLGDAVRRTDMLIKLLGLRPTSREYFYLKAHENADFRNTLRTYSQKFLLLYSSPRSLRAGAIIATLEGDYPSAIKSYQRYLLGERNSVSRERVGKEIQRLQELLQGKSNLRRGV